In a single window of the Anaerocolumna cellulosilytica genome:
- a CDS encoding helix-turn-helix domain-containing protein: METFLSISEVCKNFDITSRTLRYYEKEGLIKSFRDKKTQPRKYTVCEIEKLRKILIMRSLNLSIKDIKELFLSEQDVSVSIQSKIAVIKAEMLAKEKQLRNLERAVTLLMENRDIFELENEEKITNYQTELARKATRKLLNKDYKGFIEYFASHVRKYLSFGFLTAFEKDMKQLNGTLLEITECSMVDNEVHVYISGSERTLLIKYIFHSDFIVAFTFDSLFIDFRM, translated from the coding sequence CTTTGACATCACCTCAAGAACACTCCGGTATTATGAAAAGGAAGGATTGATAAAGAGCTTTCGTGACAAAAAAACCCAGCCCAGGAAATATACGGTATGCGAGATTGAAAAGCTTCGAAAAATCTTAATTATGCGCTCCTTAAATCTTTCTATTAAGGATATCAAGGAACTTTTTCTCAGCGAACAGGACGTCTCTGTTTCCATTCAATCTAAAATAGCAGTGATTAAAGCAGAAATGCTTGCGAAAGAAAAGCAGCTGCGAAATTTGGAACGGGCCGTAACATTACTTATGGAAAACCGGGATATCTTCGAGCTAGAGAACGAAGAAAAAATTACAAATTATCAAACTGAGCTGGCAAGGAAAGCCACAAGAAAACTACTTAATAAAGACTATAAAGGGTTCATCGAGTATTTTGCAAGCCATGTAAGAAAATACCTTTCATTCGGTTTTCTTACCGCTTTTGAGAAAGATATGAAGCAATTAAATGGTACTCTACTTGAAATAACAGAATGTTCAATGGTGGATAATGAGGTCCATGTATACATCTCTGGATCAGAACGTACTTTATTAATCAAATATATTTTTCATAGCGACTTTATAGTAGCCTTTACCTTTGATTCCCTGTTCATTGACTTTAGGATGTAA